Part of the Arvicanthis niloticus isolate mArvNil1 chromosome 2, mArvNil1.pat.X, whole genome shotgun sequence genome, GGCtttccaaacaaaaaaataacttttcttttgtttttgacttaAAAAACTATAGTTCAGAAATACCACACTATTAATGGGCATAATTGTGAAGTGAAAAAGGCCCTTTCTAAACAAGAGATGCAGTCTGCTGGATCACAGAGAGGTGAGTAggatcagatacactgaaaatagTAGGCGTAAACAGTTTTGGgtagattttgaaatttttactcCAACCATGTTACATACAGGTCGTGGAGGTGGATCTGGCAACTTCATGGGTCGTGGAGGAAACTTTGGAGGTGGTGGAGGAAACTTTGGTCGTGGAGGAAACTTTGGTGGAAGAGGTAAGGTGTACTTGTTATATATGCTAGTGTATCAAATTTACACATAAGTTGAAAatgcaattttaatttaaatcttgCTTTTCCTTAGGAGGctatggtggtggaggtggtggcagcAGAGGTAGTTacggaggtggtgatggtggataTAATGGATTTGGAGGTGATGGTAAGTCTTACTGAACTTCAGtctttttaatttctgtattGCTGAGAATCACATACATGGCCTCAAATGCTAGCTTGTAGGACTTAGAACAAACGTGGTAGGTGACATATTTCAGTTTTaacagtcacattaaaaatgtcTTACCTTCTAATCCCTTAACTTTTGAGTAGATCAATGAAATACAGTTTCTAACTAGTACTACTGAATAGGAAGCTTCTTCCAAGGATGGAAGGTAAAATATTAATTAGTTGTCTTTGGTTAGTAAGATCTTTGTACCAGCAGTAAAGCTAAAATTAAAATTGGCTTTGTGTGAGGCTATATTTTCCAGGGCAAAATTGAAgactgcctttttaaaaagaaacaaaaccaccaatCTTTTAAGGTTTTACCAGTCAAGATTATCTCCGTGACTAGATTATAGAGTGTTAGAGGTTTATTGCCATTTATAGTATATAGTAGTATATAGtaaatagtatatagtatatattatagtatatagtaAAGCTAGAACTGTTTGGTCCCcctgaacatttttttctgtgtggcctTCTTTGCAGGTGGCAACTATGGTGGTGGTCCTGGTTACAGTAGTAGAGGAGGTTATGGAGGTGGTGGACCGGGATATGGAAACCAAGGTGGTGgatatggtggtggtggaggaggataTGATGGTTACAATGAAGGAGGAAATTTTGGTGGAGGTAAGTTATAGATTTCTGGATTAAATGcaaactagcaaaaaaaaaaaagtggtaactGTTAATAATAGCTATATTGTAACACAGCTTAATCCATGTAAATGTACAACTTAACCCTGAGAGGCCGTAGCCGCAGCCATTATTTTTAAGTAGTGGAAATACAAGCACTGTATACATGTTTCACATTTAGAAAACCATTTTGAAGGTGAGTGTGCCAGTGGAGGGTCTTTGAATTCCAGGTTAGTCCGGATGTTTCTAATGTACAATtcaatgcttttttgttttgtttttaaagattaatttatttttatgtgagttacacagtagctgtcttcaggcacaccagaagagggcatcagatcctattattaTGAGCCATCCGTgtggttgaactcaggacctctggcagagtaattgcccttaaccactgacccccccatctctccagcccccaattcaatatttttaagcATATTCACAGTATTTTATAATCACTATTCCCAGAACATTTTCATCATCACAAATAGGACCTTTTATTCCATCTCACAGCCCAGCAAGCTTCAGACTGTATTGGCCTCTGGCCTTGAGCTTTCTTGtacccacctcccaagtgctgggactgtacATAGATGGTACCACACTaggtatttgattttttttttttaaagttttgcagTGTCTGTAGATACTGTAAATTGGCAAGGTTTACTATTTAGTATAGTGAAATGTACATTTACTAGTTTAGTAAGTTACAAGGGAAGTTTTAAACTTTGGCTCACGGCTGAGTTTTTTCTTTAACTCTTAGTATTTTTAAACTAGGGTAAATGACATGTGCAAATTGTTTGAATACTTACACTTACTAAATAAATAGTATGGCAAATTAGCTCTTGGAATACTTTGGGTGTTAACTGTATTAATAAATATTGGTAATATACTAACTACCAGGGACTGCACACAGTTGTTAGTTACATGGCAGTGTTACAGGAGAAACTTGAACCTAATTGATGTGACTGACTGATTAACAACATGTCTTGTGTTACTGCTTTAAAAGGTGCATCAAAATCATATTACATACTGGTTTATGATACAAATATGGAAAAGTGggtgtttattttatatgataaaatttatAAGCTTCTTAGAAGTGTGCTTTTCTGGACAGATTCCACTTAGTAGTCCCTCTTTTTACCTGTTTATTAGTATTAGGTAAGTTACGCTTCTGATACATGAAGTTTAAGACCTAAGATTGCAGTTAATGCTTGCATAAAAATACTTGTAATATTTGCTGCCACGGTAGTCTAAGTGGTTACGGGGGTATTATTTTGGAAACTACAAATAAGAATTTGTCGTTTCAGGTAACTATGGTGGTGGGAACTATAATGACTTTGGAAATTATAGTGGACAGCAGCAATCAAATTATGGACCCATGAAAGGGGGCAGTTTTGGTGGAAGAAGCTCAGGCAGTCCCTATGGTGGTAAgtcttttttaaatcaaaattcttCAGAGCCATCTTCGTTAACATATTCCATATACTTAGAACTGCATGTGTTATTTCCAGGTGGCTATGGATCTGGAGGTGGAAGTGGTGGATATGGTAGCAGAAGgttttaaagcaaaacagaaacggtaagtatatttgcatttttaaaatcatgataaAAAGAATATATGGAACTGTTCACTGAGTGTAATAATTTTTTTATCCTGTATTATTCAACAGGCTACAGTTCTTAGCAGGAGAGAGAGCGAGGAGTTGTCAGGAAAGCTGCAGGTTACTTTGAGACAGTCGTCCCAAATGCATTAGAGGAGCTGTAAAAATCTGCCACAGGAGGAACGATGATCCATAGTCAGAAAAGTTACTGCAGCTTAAACAGGAAACCCTTCTTGTTCAGGACTGTCATAGCCACAGTTTGCAAAAAGTGCAGCTATTGATTAATGCAATGTAGTGTCAATTAGATGTACATTCCTGAGGTCTTTTATCTGTTGtagctttgtctttttctttttcttttcattacatcAGGTATATTGCCCTGTAAATTGTGGTAGTGGTACCAGGaataaaaaattaaggaatttttaacttttcaatATTTGTGTAGTTCAGTTTTTCTACATTTTAGTACAGAAACTTTAACAAAATGCGGTTTTGAAGGTGTTTCCTTGTGAGTTAACAAGTAAAGAAGATCATTGTTAATCACTATTTTGTATGAATTTTGCTAAAGTTAACTGTAAAGAAACACCTACTGACTTGCAATTTAAGGGGAATCTATTCTTCCCATTTCCAAAACCATGATGAATGGGCGCTGACATGTGGAGAGAATAGATATTTGTATGTTTGCAATGTGTGTTTTAGATAATTAGAATTGGGTAATAAAAAATAGCATATTTGTGAATTTTAATAGCATTAAGATTACCTTCAAATGAAAAAGATCTCAAACgttgctgtttggtttttgtgcATTTTCTTTCACAATGTAATCATGATTTTAGTGTATTAGATTTATTGAGTCCTAGCCATGTTAAGAACATCTGCATTCCACACTGACCTTGATCACATTGAAACTGCTGCCAAGAGTTTGGGGTATAAAGTGTTGATGTTGCCCTCTACTTACCAAGGGTGGTACATGTATGCCATCAACagtcttttactttttatatagaACCACCAAGTCTGCTGTGTCTGAGCAAACTGGTGGTACCtggtttgtttctgcttttaaattttaaggtCTCAGAGCCCCATTGGTCTAGTAACTTTTCTTGGTTAAGTTccccacacacacaacttttcaGAGCAAAGGAATAAAAGTCACCCTGACTGGCTGGCATGCTTTCCTGTTTATACTGTATTCATTCTGCTGGATGATGAAACAAAGGATAGTAAGGTGTCGTCCAAACAAAGCAGCAGAAGATGTAGCACACAGTTGTCCATGCAAACACCTCACTTCCCCAAATATCTGAATTCAAATTAGGAACATCTTGAGTCCTTAATCCCCAAAGAACACATGGttattctttgtgtatatatatctcaTTCTAAATCATGTTGGGTGTGACAGTTTGTTTGGAGACCCTGTTTGAGAGTTTTAGATACTAAAGTCATATCTATGAAAAATGTCTACTGTTGCGCCAGCAAGTGCTTAACAATTTCGTCCAAGTCCTAAGTATGTGCCCTGCTGTTATTTCTTTGGCAGTTGACCGTTGAATTCAGATTTTTACTTggtttttaaagtataaactAAACAAGCAATAAAAAGGGGGATGGGGCGTGCTAGTATTTCAATATGCTCTCTTGTTCTACTTCTGGGCCTTTGTGCATTATTAATATTTGGATGCATGCAATGCTAGCATGGAACTTTGGTCTTCACAAATACTGCAGTTTTTCCAGAAAACACTCAAACCAATAAATGTAACAGAAAACATTCCATTTGTTAATGGACATATGTGCATAAGCAGTGTAGAAAATAGGCTCATGTTAGAAACATCCTTCATAACAAAGTGTGGTTATATGAATGGACACTGTCAATGTTCATAGCTTAAACCTGGGTACCTGGTCAAAATGCTTAGGAAACATTAAAATTGAGCTAAATTGTCTCAAGTCCTTTTATTCATATAATAAAGATTGAATGGGGGAGGCTGacatttcctggttttgtttgtgaaATTGTTGGACACAACCTTGACAGTATCCTTTAATGTAATGAGGTCAATTGTAATGTTAACCATCTTTTTATGTTCTGGAATTAGTATAATAGTGAAACATTTTTCAGTAAGTTAATGTTTACAACCTATAATCAGGTGGGATCTGTATGTGACCTGTTTATAAGTTGTACTAAGTTAGTTtttgtgaacagtgtggaagagTAAGCCCTGAGCGATTTACCCAGCTTTAAAGGACCTAAGTTGTGCTTTTTAAGCACTGGATCAAAGGAAACCCACTAAGACAGGACTTCAGCAGCCATTTGAGTATGGACAAGTCAGCATAAATAAAGAATGAGAAGGCAGCAGCAAGAGCTTCAACAACAGACAAGTGGAGGCATAAGATACTATGGTGATAGTGAGCAACTTTCCAAAAGCTAGTTAAAGCTGCTTATTGCAACTGAAATGTCGAAGAAAGTAGCAGGAAGGAGCTCCGCCTTTTGGAACATCAATGAGCTAGTTGCCACAGGCGCTAGGTCTAGCATTTAGACCTGCAAGGAAGGGCAATAAGCATTAGGTAAGgcttgaatttgatttttttcactaATTAAAAGAGTACTTTTTTGTAAAGCAAGGTAAGAGTAATCTTTTTGATTTGCAGGTGAATGAGAACCCTACCTGCCTAACTGAGGAATGTCTTTCCCACCACCTTAAATACGAAGGTTTCTGGCTGGGTAAGGTTTGTAGCTCACAGTAAAAACCTATGACACTGTTGGTTTCCCACAAATGAAGGTCCCAGCTGAGACTTGACCCTCAAGCTCAGTTATATCTTGGTACCCTGTTAAACAAGGTCTAAGACTTAGGCACATACAGTCTACAGTGCCGTGGGTGTTTGTCATGAGCTAGATGTGGCCTCTCCATGTGTGCAACTCACTGTTCTAAGAGAAAGCTTTCAATAAGGGAAAGTCATGTTGGCTTTTGAAAATGTATGTAGTCTTTGATGTATGACTTTACTAAGCTGTTCCCACACTAGGGAAAACTAGGAACTTTCACAGTTGTCAGAACAATTGTCTTCCTCAAAGTTCTCTAGAGTGTAAGTTTACTATTGTGTGGACCAATAGGGACAGTCAGTTAAGTGTTTAATCTCCCCTAACCCATCACacaaacagggtctcactgttgccctagcctggaactcagtccaccagtgctgggattaaagggtggtGCCTGTATGACAACTCATGTTCCTTTAAAAAGCATGCAAAGAATAGTTGGGTTACTATTAAAATATGTTGCTGATTGCTCATAAGGGCTATTTCTGCCGCCCTGAAAGGGCTTTTTTGAAAACTGCTTAATTCAGGTTACTTTTTAATAGAATATTTTCAGGGGACAGATCTGCAAAATGTTTCCCACACAGGGGTATCCTGCATCAACAAGTTTGCTTGACACTTAAGTCAGGACTGAATTCACAGAAACCATAGTTACCAGTAAGTTAGCTGTCTTTCAGTGGTGGTTACTTAATAGATTtggaaaaatccattttcttaaAAGGCATCTATAGTCCATTTCCTTTCTGAAATAAAGTTACTTTACTTAATGTGGTTCCACTGTCATTTCTTCAAAAACACATTGGTAGGAAGGGTGAAAAAGAGTGAGACTGACTTTGGTTTTGTTGGGCCTGTGGGATACTGCTCCCAGTTTACATGTCTGAAAGCTGTGTTCATATTCATGTCTAAGTTAGGAAACACGTGGTCAAAAAAAAGTTGATCTAGTGTGGGACTACAGAGAAAGTTTGGTTTTTAAGAGTTATGTCACAATCTGAAACACTCCTGACAATACTATTAGTAATTGGCATGGTAGCAAGCATGCAGATAACGCAAGGTGCTGAGAGGATTGGTAGCCTGAGTATTCAGTTTTAAACATGGTTTCTGATCTTTATGACAGCAGAGGTGGTCTGTAATTCAATTGTTTCATTTGTAGCATAATGAAATGTTACAGAAAGATGaccttttcattaaaatatttttagaaatgtctctgtgtggttttatCTCTTTGTAATATCAGTTTAAGTTCTATAGGTGGTTATAGACATtagtaaagtttgttttaaacaggaagtagaaacaattgTGCTGACACTGAATACAAACACAACATGGGATAACTGGTTTATGTTGTAGACTTTCTGGGTAGTGAGGTGGGGGGAGAATTATGCATGTGAAAAGGTTAGGGGAAAAATGAGTGCCACatgtgaccttttttttttagttttgaaagaCAGTTCTTTGGCCATGAAGGTAAAAGATGGTAAGAAGTGTCTCTATTTGTAGTTTACCCAAATATGTAACTCTGCTGAGGTTTACCCCAAAAATGTAGGTAGTCATTTAGTGGTGATGAGTTAACAGCCTTTTACCTTTTAAGACAGAGGCTGCCCTCTCATACCTGAGATTTC contains:
- the Hnrnpa3 gene encoding heterogeneous nuclear ribonucleoprotein A3 isoform X1, with amino-acid sequence MEVKPPPGRPQPDSGRRRRRRGEEGHDPKEPEQLRKLFIGGLSFETTDDSLREHFEKWGTLTDCVVMRDPQTKRSRGFGFVTYSCVEEVDAAMCARPHKVDGRVVEPKRAVSREDSVKPGAHLTVKKIFVGGIKEDTEEYNLRDYFEKYGKIETIEVMEDRQSGKKRGFAFVTFDDHDTVDKIVVQKYHTINGHNCEVKKALSKQEMQSAGSQRGRGGGSGNFMGRGGNFGGGGGNFGRGGNFGGRGGYGGGGGGSRGSYGGGDGGYNGFGGDGGNYGGGPGYSSRGGYGGGGPGYGNQGGGYGGGGGGYDGYNEGGNFGGGNYGGGNYNDFGNYSGQQQSNYGPMKGGSFGGRSSGSPYGGGYGSGGGSGGYGSRRF
- the Hnrnpa3 gene encoding heterogeneous nuclear ribonucleoprotein A3 isoform X2 — protein: MEGHDPKEPEQLRKLFIGGLSFETTDDSLREHFEKWGTLTDCVVMRDPQTKRSRGFGFVTYSCVEEVDAAMCARPHKVDGRVVEPKRAVSREDSVKPGAHLTVKKIFVGGIKEDTEEYNLRDYFEKYGKIETIEVMEDRQSGKKRGFAFVTFDDHDTVDKIVVQKYHTINGHNCEVKKALSKQEMQSAGSQRGRGGGSGNFMGRGGNFGGGGGNFGRGGNFGGRGGYGGGGGGSRGSYGGGDGGYNGFGGDGGNYGGGPGYSSRGGYGGGGPGYGNQGGGYGGGGGGYDGYNEGGNFGGGNYGGGNYNDFGNYSGQQQSNYGPMKGGSFGGRSSGSPYGGGYGSGGGSGGYGSRRF